The Perca fluviatilis chromosome 3, GENO_Pfluv_1.0, whole genome shotgun sequence nucleotide sequence TGGGGGTGAGCGAGGCCTACAAGAGGGACACCAACCCCAAGAAGATGAATCTGGGAGTTGGAGCCTACAGGGATGACCAGGGCAAGCCATTTGTGCTCAGCTGTGTGCGCAAGGtaggttctctctctctctctcactcacacacacacacacacacacacacacacacacacacacacacacacacacacacacacacacacacacacacacacacacacacacacacacacacacacacacacacaccaaaaaaaaaagtactccaCTATACAGAGAGTTGGATGGAACATTTTAGCATGCAGTGTATGTTTGGCTGTATGTTAATAATTAGGAGAATTTCTGCCCTGTGAGAAATTGTGTATGTATTTGATTTGTGTCTTAACTAAATCATTGATGATTTATGTACAAAGCATGGAATACCATTCAAGGTAATGACTTTCACACTTTTCTTCTAGGCAGAGGCTGTTATTACAGCCAAACAGATGGATAAGGAGTACCTTGCCATTGGTGGTTTGGGGGAGTTTACCAAGTCCTGCGCCCAGCTCGCTCTCGGTAATGACAATGAGGTCCTGAAAAGTGGCAGGGTAAGTTGGGGTGGTGACTACTCCAAACTAAATGAAGTTCAAATCGGCTGTGACAGTTTTAAGTCCACATCAGTGCAGCTGTTCTCTTCTCCCAACAGAACATTACTGTCCAGACCATCTCAGGAACTGGATCTCTGCGCATTGGAGCCAACTTTTTGGTGAGGTCTTCTTGTATTCATCAGTCACACAAACGAAACCCTAGGTCAGGCTGTTTATCTCACCAGAACTTTACTTTGTCACAGTCTCGATTCCATGGTCCACGTGATGTGTACCTGCCCAAACCCTCCTGGGGAAACCACACACCCATCTTCAGAGACGCTGGCATGCAGCTCAAAGCATACAGATACTACGATCCGTCCACCTGTGGCTTTGACTTCAAGGGAGCTCTCGATGACATCTCTGTAAGATGGACTAGTCAAGAGAGTCTGTAATGTTCATGGCATTGTAAGTTGACTAACCAGAACCTTTCTTTATGTCACAGAAAATCCCAGAGCAAAGCGTGATCATGTTGCATGCTTGTGCCCACAACCCCACCGGTGTGGACCCCAGGCCTGAGCAGTGGAAGGAGATCTCTGACATTGTGAAGGTGAGTAGACCTTTAGACAGTTCAAAAGCCACAATTTATAAGCACTGTACTTTATTGAGCTGTTATCACTTGCACTATTATTAACTGGTTGTCTCTGTCTGCTTTTTCAACTTATAGAAAAGAAACCTGCTTGTGTTCTTCGACATGGCCTATCAGGGCTTCGCAAGTGGAGACATCGATCGTGATGCCTGGGCTGTGCGCTACTTCATTGAGCAGGGCCACAACATCCTGCTGTCCCAGTCCTTTGCCAAGAACATGGGACTCTATGGTCAGTCAGCATTCAGTACAAACTCTTCTtgaataaatattaataaagatGACATGCAGATTGTCAAATTTCATTATGGAAAGAGTAGAAATGGTACTGGTAAGTTTACCTGGATAGGGTCTGGTCATTTTGAGTATGTGGTTATTTGTGATAACACATTTCTGGCCAAACTGCAGTATCTATTGGAATTagagttgatttaaaaaatataataataaaaaaaaaaaaagaattctgtgTTATGTGACTGTCAGAGGATTAAAAATCTACATAGTGACTGAACAGGTGAACTGTAGTTTGTGTTTTACCACCACCCAGTGGTAAAAAGTAGTTGGTGAAACAACATGATTTATTCAAATGAGCATTCAGACTTTCACCGCTTTACATTGCCATCAGACAGCCCTTTTGGACGGGGAACTTGAGCCATtctatgctctcttcaaagccaccagtgTCCTTTTTGACAAAACGTTgttttacctcgcagaacagGGAAGTTCTGCTTCCTCGATCAGTTAGTGttgttgtgtgactttggtgtttttatAGGGTAAGTTCGGAGATTTTTCGTTTCACAGACATGAGTTGATCAGACTTAACATTCAATGTGCATGTTGATATTCACAGGTGAGCGTGTGGGTGGCTTCACTGTGGTTTGTAATGACGCAGAGGAGGCAAAGAGAGTAGAGTCTCAACTTAAGATCCTCATCAGACCCATTTACTCCAACCCACCAATGAACGGCGCCAGAATTGCAGCAACCATTCTCAACACACCAGATCTGCGCTCACTGTGGTATGTGCTTATACTGTAGATCCATACATTGTGCACAATACCTGAACTGAATGTGTAGtttgaatattatatattttttttaaaacgcgTGTCTCGAGATCAAGTCTCTATCTTTCATATTCACCAAACTGTTCAACATACATGCCACAATCTATTCCTTGATCTGTTTGACCCTGCTGTCATTCATCCCAGGCTGGAGGAGGTCCATGGGATGGCCAACCGCATCATTAAGATGAGAGAAGAGCTAGTGGCTGGTCTGCAAAAGGAGGGCTCCACCCACAACTGGCAGCATGTCACTGACCAGATCGGGATGTTCTGCTTCACAGGCCTCAAACCTGAACAGGTAcgctcacgcacacacaggcacacacaggcacacacatttttctgttaaaaataaGGCTGCAGGGACCAGGAACTTCCTGGATGCTCTCCTGGTTGTCCAAAATGAAAAACCTATTCTTTTAAGATGATACAAATGCACTAAGAAAAATAATTTGCAGCTTTCAGAGAAGTATTTaaagcaaagaagaaaaaaaaaaaccagcctTGTCCTTATTTTAAGGTAAATTTACCACATCAGTCTGGCTCACTGCAATAGgagatttgtttttacattgaaaCCTTATCGTGAATGTAAGCACTTGTTCTGGTATTAAATTGAAAACCCACCTAAAAAGggcctttttattttaaaaacattttttcttgtATAATTACGTACCAGCATTTGTCCTCTACAGCTGCTCTAATATAGTCTAAATATATCTTCTATAGAGCTTCTCTCAGGCTATtccccacaggccctgaaaactgcagttcTTAAGCCACAATTAAAAAAGAACCAACCTGACCAATGAACAATTACAGGCCCATATCAAACATCCCAATTTTGAGTAAAATCATTGCATAGGCTGTTTTCTAAGTGCTGAACACTTCCTTGGTCCCTAAACAATTGTTTTGAGTCAGGATTTCGACCACAGCACTGTTGACTCTTGAATGATATCCCTTTAAACACAGACAGTGGAAAGGTTTCTTGATATTATTAGATCTAAGTGCCTCATGCGAAACAGACGACCACAACATATTACTAGACCGACTACAAAACAGGGTTGGACTATCTGGCACAGTGTTAAACTGTACAGTAGGCTCGACTACTGTAAccgtgtctttacaggtctctcTAAAAAGAAAAGTTGATCAGGCAGCTTTGAGATACATTGAGAGAACAAAGTGCAGTGGGAATGTTTGTTGTTAAATTACTGACGTGTGGAttttgagttgtgtgtgtgttcattcattGTTCCTGCAGGTTGAGCGCCTGACCAAGGAGTTTTCAGTGTACATGACCAAGGATGGCAGAATTTCCATGGCAGGCGTGACCTCTGGGAATGTGGGCTACCTGGCACACGGCATCCATGCAGTCACCAAGTAGAGTGGATCCTGCTGGGAGAGCTACGAAATCAAAGCAGCAGTGTTGACGAGGAGCTTAATGCGTCACTTattctctgtctcctccattCCACGTTTTAGAAAAGAGCTCAATGTTTAGTTAAGACACACGAGTTCAACTTGGAACAGATGCTGCTGTCAAAACGGTTTAGTTTCTGTTTAACTTTTGTTAGTTTAACATTTCATTGAACAGGGTCCCCTGCCAAATtgtaaaatacatgttttcttCCACTACTGATGAATCATCTTTGCTTATTTATTATGAAAAATCAACTGTTGGCTGT carries:
- the LOC120556085 gene encoding aspartate aminotransferase, mitochondrial-like — translated: MALLKSNKVIYCLGKISPSLGVVSARNSSWWGGVQMGPPDPILGVSEAYKRDTNPKKMNLGVGAYRDDQGKPFVLSCVRKAEAVITAKQMDKEYLAIGGLGEFTKSCAQLALGNDNEVLKSGRNITVQTISGTGSLRIGANFLSRFHGPRDVYLPKPSWGNHTPIFRDAGMQLKAYRYYDPSTCGFDFKGALDDISKIPEQSVIMLHACAHNPTGVDPRPEQWKEISDIVKKRNLLVFFDMAYQGFASGDIDRDAWAVRYFIEQGHNILLSQSFAKNMGLYGERVGGFTVVCNDAEEAKRVESQLKILIRPIYSNPPMNGARIAATILNTPDLRSLWLEEVHGMANRIIKMREELVAGLQKEGSTHNWQHVTDQIGMFCFTGLKPEQVERLTKEFSVYMTKDGRISMAGVTSGNVGYLAHGIHAVTK